From the Hevea brasiliensis isolate MT/VB/25A 57/8 chromosome 15, ASM3005281v1, whole genome shotgun sequence genome, one window contains:
- the LOC110659386 gene encoding purple acid phosphatase 23 isoform X1: MGIFHCPFRRCLILPSTIIILEPTLLIVNQEKSPAQMNYFTLWIPVTIFFTIITQIKLATSQIPTTLEGPFKPVTRTFDSSLRRGSDDLPMDHPRLKKNVTGNFPEQIALAISSPTSMWVSWVTGDAQIGLNVTPLDPASVASEVWYGKESGKYTSKQKGNSTVYGQLYPFEGLMNYASGIIHHVRIDGLEPGIKYYYKCGDSSIPAMSEEHVFETLPSSSPNSYPHRIAVIGDLGLTSNSSTTIDHLVMNDPSLVLMIGDLTYANQYLTTGGKGVPCFSCAFPDAPIRETYQPRWDGWGRFMEPLISRVPMMVIEGNHEIEPQVSGITFKSYLTRFSVPSEESGSKSNFYYSFDAGGVHFIMLGAYVDYNSTGSQYAWLKEDLNQVDRTKTPWLVAAWHPPWYNSYSSHYQEFECMRQEMEALLYQYRVDIVFSGHVHAYERMNRIYNYTLDHCGPVYITVGDGGNIEQVDVDHADDHGKCPSAGDNIPEFGGVCHINFSAGPAKDKFCWDKQPEWSAFRESSFGHGILEVVNSTYALWTWHRNQDIYKNNSHGDQIYIVRQPELCLPSTSSKGSNYTQLGGIKNGAADISKWIWLTTLIALVAIVVT; encoded by the exons ATGGGTATATTCCACTGTCCATTTCGTAGATGCCTAATCCTGCCATCAACCATTATAATCTTAGAGCCAACACTATTGATAGTTAACCAAGAGAAATCGCCAGCCCAGATGAATTACTTCACATTATGGATACCTGTAACCATTTTCTTCACCATAATAACACAGATAAAGCTAGCTACAAGTCAGATTCCAACAACTCTCGAAGGCCCATTTAAGCCGGTAACTCGCACATTTGATTCTTCATTGCGGAGAGGAAGTGATGATTTGCCAATGGACCATCCACGTCTTAAGAAGAATGTGACGGGAAACTTTCCGGAGCAGATAGCACTGGCTATCTCTTCACCAACTTCAATGTGGGTTTCTTGGGTCACTG GGGATGCACAGATCGGGTTAAATGTAACTCCTCTTGATCCTGCTTCTGTGGCCAGTGAAGTTTGGTATGGAAAGGAAAGTGGAAAGTATACAAGTAAACAGAAGGGGAATTCAACTGTTTATGGTCAATTATACCCCTTTGAGGGACTTATGAATTACGCTTCTGGCATCATTCACCATGTCAGGATTGATG GTCTTGAACCTgggataaaatattattataaatgtgGGGATAGCTCTATCCCAGCTATGAGTGAAGAGCATGTCTTTGAAACTTTACCATCATCTAGTCCAAATTCATATCCTCATCGAATAGCTGTTATTGGAGATCTGGGCCTTACAAGTAATTCATCAACCACCATAGATCATCTGGTCATGAATGATCCTTCATTAGTTTTAATGATTGGAGACTTGACTTATGCAAATCAATACCTTACAACCGGTGGGAAAGGAGTCCCATGCTTCTCTTGTGCATTCCCCGATGCACCTATCAGAGAGACATATCAACCCCGTTGGGATGGCTGGGGAAG GTTCATGGAGCCACTAATATCAAGAGTTCCTATGATGGTCATTGAAGGGAACCATGAGATTGAACCTCAAGTTTCTGGGATAACTTTCAAGTCATATTTGACTAGATTTTCAGTTCCATCAGAGGAGTCTGGCTCTAAAAGTAACTTCTACTACTCTTTTGATGCCGGTGGCGTGCATTTCATCATGTTGGGAGCATATGTTGACTATAACAGTACTG GTTCTCAGTATGCTTGGTTAAAGGAAGACCTAAATCAAGTAGACCGCACTAAGACCCCTTGGCTGGTAGCTGCTTGGCATCCACCTTGGTATAATAGCTATTCCTCACACTATCAGGAATTTGAGTGCATGAGGCAGGAAATGGAAGCCCTTCTTTATCAATACCGCGTTGACATTGTTTTTTCTGGTCAT GTGCATGCTTATGAACGGATGAATAGAATCTATAACTATACATTAGACCACTGTGGTCCTGTTTACATAACTGTTGGAGATGGTGGAAATATCGAGCAAGTTGATGTTGATCATGCAGATGACCATGGAAAATGTCCTTCAGCTGGAGATAACATACCAGAATTTGGGGGAGTATGCCACATTAATTTTTCTGCTGGCCCTGCTAAGGACAAGTTTTGTTGGGACAAGCAGCCAGAATGGAGCGCATTCAGAGAAAGCAGCTTTGGACATGGAATACTTGAG GTTGTGAATTCAACTTATGCTTTATGGACTTGGCACAGAAATCAGGATATTTACAAGAACAATAGTCATGGTGATCAAATATACATTGTGCGACAGCCTGAACTGTGCCTTCCCTCAACTTCTTCCAAA GGGAGTAACTATACTCAACTGGGAGGTATAAAAAACGGAGCGGCTGACATTTCCAAGTGGATTTGGTTGACAACATTAATCGCCCTGGTTGCCATTGTTGTTACCTGA
- the LOC110659386 gene encoding purple acid phosphatase 23 isoform X3 — MGIFHCPFRRCLILPSTIIILEPTLLIVNQEKSPAQMNYFTLWIPVTIFFTIITQIKLATSQIPTTLEGPFKPVTRTFDSSLRRGSDDLPMDHPRLKKNVTGNFPEQIALAISSPTSMWVSWVTGDAQIGLNVTPLDPASVASEVWYGKESGKYTSKQKGNSTVYGQLYPFEGLMNYASGIIHHVRIDGLEPGIKYYYKCGDSSIPAMSEEHVFETLPSSSPNSYPHRIAVIGDLGLTSNSSTTIDHLVMNDPSLVLMIGDLTYANQYLTTGGKGVPCFSCAFPDAPIRETYQPRWDGWGRFMEPLISRVPMMVIEGNHEIEPQVSGITFKSYLTRFSVPSEESGSKSNFYYSFDAGGVHFIMLGAYVDYNSTGSQYAWLKEDLNQVDRTKTPWLVAAWHPPWYNSYSSHYQEFECMRQEMEALLYQYRVDIVFSGHVHAYERMNRIYNYTLDHCGPVYITVGDGGNIEQVDVDHADDHGKCPSAGDNIPEFGGVCHINFSAGPAKDKFCWDKQPEWSAFRESSFGHGILEVVNSTYALWTWHRNQDIYKNNSHGDQIYIVRQPELCLPSTSSK, encoded by the exons ATGGGTATATTCCACTGTCCATTTCGTAGATGCCTAATCCTGCCATCAACCATTATAATCTTAGAGCCAACACTATTGATAGTTAACCAAGAGAAATCGCCAGCCCAGATGAATTACTTCACATTATGGATACCTGTAACCATTTTCTTCACCATAATAACACAGATAAAGCTAGCTACAAGTCAGATTCCAACAACTCTCGAAGGCCCATTTAAGCCGGTAACTCGCACATTTGATTCTTCATTGCGGAGAGGAAGTGATGATTTGCCAATGGACCATCCACGTCTTAAGAAGAATGTGACGGGAAACTTTCCGGAGCAGATAGCACTGGCTATCTCTTCACCAACTTCAATGTGGGTTTCTTGGGTCACTG GGGATGCACAGATCGGGTTAAATGTAACTCCTCTTGATCCTGCTTCTGTGGCCAGTGAAGTTTGGTATGGAAAGGAAAGTGGAAAGTATACAAGTAAACAGAAGGGGAATTCAACTGTTTATGGTCAATTATACCCCTTTGAGGGACTTATGAATTACGCTTCTGGCATCATTCACCATGTCAGGATTGATG GTCTTGAACCTgggataaaatattattataaatgtgGGGATAGCTCTATCCCAGCTATGAGTGAAGAGCATGTCTTTGAAACTTTACCATCATCTAGTCCAAATTCATATCCTCATCGAATAGCTGTTATTGGAGATCTGGGCCTTACAAGTAATTCATCAACCACCATAGATCATCTGGTCATGAATGATCCTTCATTAGTTTTAATGATTGGAGACTTGACTTATGCAAATCAATACCTTACAACCGGTGGGAAAGGAGTCCCATGCTTCTCTTGTGCATTCCCCGATGCACCTATCAGAGAGACATATCAACCCCGTTGGGATGGCTGGGGAAG GTTCATGGAGCCACTAATATCAAGAGTTCCTATGATGGTCATTGAAGGGAACCATGAGATTGAACCTCAAGTTTCTGGGATAACTTTCAAGTCATATTTGACTAGATTTTCAGTTCCATCAGAGGAGTCTGGCTCTAAAAGTAACTTCTACTACTCTTTTGATGCCGGTGGCGTGCATTTCATCATGTTGGGAGCATATGTTGACTATAACAGTACTG GTTCTCAGTATGCTTGGTTAAAGGAAGACCTAAATCAAGTAGACCGCACTAAGACCCCTTGGCTGGTAGCTGCTTGGCATCCACCTTGGTATAATAGCTATTCCTCACACTATCAGGAATTTGAGTGCATGAGGCAGGAAATGGAAGCCCTTCTTTATCAATACCGCGTTGACATTGTTTTTTCTGGTCAT GTGCATGCTTATGAACGGATGAATAGAATCTATAACTATACATTAGACCACTGTGGTCCTGTTTACATAACTGTTGGAGATGGTGGAAATATCGAGCAAGTTGATGTTGATCATGCAGATGACCATGGAAAATGTCCTTCAGCTGGAGATAACATACCAGAATTTGGGGGAGTATGCCACATTAATTTTTCTGCTGGCCCTGCTAAGGACAAGTTTTGTTGGGACAAGCAGCCAGAATGGAGCGCATTCAGAGAAAGCAGCTTTGGACATGGAATACTTGAG GTTGTGAATTCAACTTATGCTTTATGGACTTGGCACAGAAATCAGGATATTTACAAGAACAATAGTCATGGTGATCAAATATACATTGTGCGACAGCCTGAACTGTGCCTTCCCTCAACTTCTTCCAAA TGA
- the LOC110659386 gene encoding purple acid phosphatase 23 isoform X2: MGIFHCPFRRCLILPSTIIILEPTLLIVNQEKSPAQMNYFTLWIPVTIFFTIITQIKLATSQIPTTLEGPFKPVTRTFDSSLRRGSDDLPMDHPRLKKNVTGNFPEQIALAISSPTSMWVSWVTGDAQIGLNVTPLDPASVASEVWYGKESGKYTSKQKGNSTVYGQLYPFEGLMNYASGIIHHVRIDGLEPGIKYYYKCGDSSIPAMSEEHVFETLPSSSPNSYPHRIAVIGDLGLTSNSSTTIDHLVMNDPSLVLMIGDLTYANQYLTTGGKGVPCFSCAFPDAPIRETYQPRWDGWGRFMEPLISRVPMMVIEGNHEIEPQVSGITFKSYLTRFSVPSEESGSKSNFYYSFDAGGVHFIMLGAYVDYNSTGSQYAWLKEDLNQVDRTKTPWLVAAWHPPWYNSYSSHYQEFECMRQEMEALLYQYRVDIVFSGHVHAYERMNRIYNYTLDHCGPVYITVGDGGNIEQVDVDHADDHGKCPSAGDNIPEFGGVCHINFSAGPAKDKFCWDKQPEWSAFRESSFGHGILEVVNSTYALWTWHRNQDIYKNNSHGDQIYIVRQPELCLPSTSSKVISISKF; the protein is encoded by the exons ATGGGTATATTCCACTGTCCATTTCGTAGATGCCTAATCCTGCCATCAACCATTATAATCTTAGAGCCAACACTATTGATAGTTAACCAAGAGAAATCGCCAGCCCAGATGAATTACTTCACATTATGGATACCTGTAACCATTTTCTTCACCATAATAACACAGATAAAGCTAGCTACAAGTCAGATTCCAACAACTCTCGAAGGCCCATTTAAGCCGGTAACTCGCACATTTGATTCTTCATTGCGGAGAGGAAGTGATGATTTGCCAATGGACCATCCACGTCTTAAGAAGAATGTGACGGGAAACTTTCCGGAGCAGATAGCACTGGCTATCTCTTCACCAACTTCAATGTGGGTTTCTTGGGTCACTG GGGATGCACAGATCGGGTTAAATGTAACTCCTCTTGATCCTGCTTCTGTGGCCAGTGAAGTTTGGTATGGAAAGGAAAGTGGAAAGTATACAAGTAAACAGAAGGGGAATTCAACTGTTTATGGTCAATTATACCCCTTTGAGGGACTTATGAATTACGCTTCTGGCATCATTCACCATGTCAGGATTGATG GTCTTGAACCTgggataaaatattattataaatgtgGGGATAGCTCTATCCCAGCTATGAGTGAAGAGCATGTCTTTGAAACTTTACCATCATCTAGTCCAAATTCATATCCTCATCGAATAGCTGTTATTGGAGATCTGGGCCTTACAAGTAATTCATCAACCACCATAGATCATCTGGTCATGAATGATCCTTCATTAGTTTTAATGATTGGAGACTTGACTTATGCAAATCAATACCTTACAACCGGTGGGAAAGGAGTCCCATGCTTCTCTTGTGCATTCCCCGATGCACCTATCAGAGAGACATATCAACCCCGTTGGGATGGCTGGGGAAG GTTCATGGAGCCACTAATATCAAGAGTTCCTATGATGGTCATTGAAGGGAACCATGAGATTGAACCTCAAGTTTCTGGGATAACTTTCAAGTCATATTTGACTAGATTTTCAGTTCCATCAGAGGAGTCTGGCTCTAAAAGTAACTTCTACTACTCTTTTGATGCCGGTGGCGTGCATTTCATCATGTTGGGAGCATATGTTGACTATAACAGTACTG GTTCTCAGTATGCTTGGTTAAAGGAAGACCTAAATCAAGTAGACCGCACTAAGACCCCTTGGCTGGTAGCTGCTTGGCATCCACCTTGGTATAATAGCTATTCCTCACACTATCAGGAATTTGAGTGCATGAGGCAGGAAATGGAAGCCCTTCTTTATCAATACCGCGTTGACATTGTTTTTTCTGGTCAT GTGCATGCTTATGAACGGATGAATAGAATCTATAACTATACATTAGACCACTGTGGTCCTGTTTACATAACTGTTGGAGATGGTGGAAATATCGAGCAAGTTGATGTTGATCATGCAGATGACCATGGAAAATGTCCTTCAGCTGGAGATAACATACCAGAATTTGGGGGAGTATGCCACATTAATTTTTCTGCTGGCCCTGCTAAGGACAAGTTTTGTTGGGACAAGCAGCCAGAATGGAGCGCATTCAGAGAAAGCAGCTTTGGACATGGAATACTTGAG GTTGTGAATTCAACTTATGCTTTATGGACTTGGCACAGAAATCAGGATATTTACAAGAACAATAGTCATGGTGATCAAATATACATTGTGCGACAGCCTGAACTGTGCCTTCCCTCAACTTCTTCCAAAGTGATTTCCATATCCAAATTTTAA
- the LOC110659385 gene encoding uncharacterized protein LOC110659385 isoform X1, whose amino-acid sequence MERHAQSVEARAVDMRPSNSEVPQEQVPGQLEGKSTDYKQEKRKSLRARFIYGIIFLIINLKAWFFRDYGQKVLAQFSYIKACGPEGQDCCHTLGVLRVSLGCFIFFCVMLVTTIKTRKLYEARSTWHSGWWSLKFFLLIVSMAVSFFFPSKYIQIYGEVARIGAGIFLVLQLVSVIEFITWWNNYWMPDKEMKESCSLGLFTSKIFYVASVCGIGLMYFFYGRSLKCSLNIYFITWTAILLTVMMAISLHSKVNRGLLSSGIMASYLVFLCWSAIRSEPVNDQCNKQNQADGNSDWTTILSFLIAICAIVMATFSTGIDSQSFQFRKDKVQQEDDIPYDYGFFHLVFALGAMYFAMLFISWNLNNSARKWSIDVGWTSTWVKIVNEWFAATIYLWKLISPVVREPKVMDLEGSNAAEG is encoded by the exons ATGGAACGGCACGCCCAATCAGTCGAAGCAAGGGCAGTAGATATGCGACCAAGCAACTCTGAGGTTCCACAGGAACAAGTGCCTGGTCAATTGGAGGGGAAAAGCACTGATTACAAGCAAGAAAAAAGAAAGTCCCTGCGAGCTCGTTTTATATATGGCATAATCTTCTTGATCATAAATCTTAAAGCTTGGTTCTTTCGTGACTATGGACAGAAGGTTCTAGCTCAGTTCAGTT ATATAAAAGCTTGTGGACCTGAGGGACAAGATTGCTGTCATACATTGGGAGTTCTTCGTGTGAGTTTAGGATGCTTT ATATTTTTCTGTGTTATGCTAGTCACCACAATAAAAACAAGAAAATTATATGAGGCTCGCAGCACTTGGCATTCAGGATGGTGGTCATTGAAGTTTTTCCTATTGATTGTATCAATGGCAGTTTCTTTTTTCTTCCCATCAAAgtatattcaaatatatg GCGAAGTTGCTCGTATTGGTGCAGG TATTTTTCTTGTTCTCCAACTTGTAAGTGTCATCGAGTTCATCACATGGTGGAATAACTACTGGATGCCTGATAAGGAAATGAAGGAAAG TTGCTCCCTTGGATTGTTCACTTCAAAAATCTTTTACGTTGCTTCTGTATGTGGAATTGGGTTGATGTACTTTTTCTATGGACGAAGCCTCAAATGTTCTCTCAACATATACTTCATTACGTGGACTGCAATTTTGCTTACAGTGATGATGGCTATATCTTTACATTCAAAG GTCAATAGAGGTCTTTTATCTTCTGGGATTATGGCTTCGTACCTTGTCTTTCTCTGTTGGTCTGCTATAAGAAG TGAACCAGTGAATGACCAATGCAACAAACAAAACCAAGCAGATGGAAATAGTGATTGGACAACTATACTA AGCTTCCTAATTGCAATATGTGCCATTGTCATGGCAACCTTTTCCACTGGAATTGATTCACAATCATTTCAG TTCCGCAAAGATAAAGTTCAACAGGAGGATGATATCCCTTATGACTATGGTTTTTTCCATCTGGTATTTGCATTGGGTGCTATGTACTTTGCCATGTTATTCATCAGTTGGAACCTCAACAACTCAGCAAGAAA GTGGAGTATTGATGTTGGCTGGACAAGTACATGGGTGAAAATTGTGAATGAGTGGTTTGCAGCCACAATATATT TATGGAAATTGATTTCCCCAGTTGTGAGAGAGCCTAAGGTCATGGATCTAGAGGGATCCAATGCAGCAGAAGGATGA
- the LOC110659385 gene encoding uncharacterized protein LOC110659385 isoform X2 gives MERHAQSVEARAVDMRPSNSEVPQEQVPGQLEGKSTDYKQEKRKSLRARFIYGIIFLIINLKAWFFRDYGQKVLAQFSYIKACGPEGQDCCHTLGVLRVSLGCFIFFCVMLVTTIKTRKLYEARSTWHSGWWSLKFFLLIVSMAVSFFFPSKYIQIYGEVARIGAGCSLGLFTSKIFYVASVCGIGLMYFFYGRSLKCSLNIYFITWTAILLTVMMAISLHSKVNRGLLSSGIMASYLVFLCWSAIRSEPVNDQCNKQNQADGNSDWTTILSFLIAICAIVMATFSTGIDSQSFQFRKDKVQQEDDIPYDYGFFHLVFALGAMYFAMLFISWNLNNSARKWSIDVGWTSTWVKIVNEWFAATIYLWKLISPVVREPKVMDLEGSNAAEG, from the exons ATGGAACGGCACGCCCAATCAGTCGAAGCAAGGGCAGTAGATATGCGACCAAGCAACTCTGAGGTTCCACAGGAACAAGTGCCTGGTCAATTGGAGGGGAAAAGCACTGATTACAAGCAAGAAAAAAGAAAGTCCCTGCGAGCTCGTTTTATATATGGCATAATCTTCTTGATCATAAATCTTAAAGCTTGGTTCTTTCGTGACTATGGACAGAAGGTTCTAGCTCAGTTCAGTT ATATAAAAGCTTGTGGACCTGAGGGACAAGATTGCTGTCATACATTGGGAGTTCTTCGTGTGAGTTTAGGATGCTTT ATATTTTTCTGTGTTATGCTAGTCACCACAATAAAAACAAGAAAATTATATGAGGCTCGCAGCACTTGGCATTCAGGATGGTGGTCATTGAAGTTTTTCCTATTGATTGTATCAATGGCAGTTTCTTTTTTCTTCCCATCAAAgtatattcaaatatatg GCGAAGTTGCTCGTATTGGTGCAGG TTGCTCCCTTGGATTGTTCACTTCAAAAATCTTTTACGTTGCTTCTGTATGTGGAATTGGGTTGATGTACTTTTTCTATGGACGAAGCCTCAAATGTTCTCTCAACATATACTTCATTACGTGGACTGCAATTTTGCTTACAGTGATGATGGCTATATCTTTACATTCAAAG GTCAATAGAGGTCTTTTATCTTCTGGGATTATGGCTTCGTACCTTGTCTTTCTCTGTTGGTCTGCTATAAGAAG TGAACCAGTGAATGACCAATGCAACAAACAAAACCAAGCAGATGGAAATAGTGATTGGACAACTATACTA AGCTTCCTAATTGCAATATGTGCCATTGTCATGGCAACCTTTTCCACTGGAATTGATTCACAATCATTTCAG TTCCGCAAAGATAAAGTTCAACAGGAGGATGATATCCCTTATGACTATGGTTTTTTCCATCTGGTATTTGCATTGGGTGCTATGTACTTTGCCATGTTATTCATCAGTTGGAACCTCAACAACTCAGCAAGAAA GTGGAGTATTGATGTTGGCTGGACAAGTACATGGGTGAAAATTGTGAATGAGTGGTTTGCAGCCACAATATATT TATGGAAATTGATTTCCCCAGTTGTGAGAGAGCCTAAGGTCATGGATCTAGAGGGATCCAATGCAGCAGAAGGATGA
- the LOC110659384 gene encoding dirigent protein 16 yields the protein MFKIPSPFIFIAVLIATINMATYLAAIDPAPAGEEPVLELYMHDILGGSNPTARPITGLLGNIYSGQVPFAKPVGFIPPEGAVAIPNANGAIPTVNGNNGIPLGTGLAGTAFAGNPNGQNGQVQTQLGPDGLGLGFGTITVIDDVLTSSPELGSQQLGKAQGVYIASSADGSTQMMAFSAIFEGGEFGDSLNFYGIYKIESAMSHLSVTGGTGKYKNAVGIAEVRGLIPSGQRTTDGAETLLRIIVHLKY from the coding sequence ATGTTCAAGATTCCATCACCATTTATTTTCATTGCAGTGCTGATTGCTACTATAAACATGGCAACATATTTAGCTGCTATTGACCCTGCTCCGGCTGGTGAAGAACCCGTTCTTGAGTTGTACATGCATGACATTCTTGGCGGCAGTAACCCTACAGCTAGGCCAATCACCGGCTTGCTAGGAAACATATATAGTGGCCAAGTACCCTTCGCAAAGCCAGTAGGATTTATTCCCCCAGAAGGTGCAGTAGCAATCCCTAATGCCAATGGTGCTATTCCAACTGTTAATGGCAACAATGGCATTCCACTAGGAACTGGCTTGGCTGGCACAGCATTTGCAGGAAATCCTAATGGTCAAAATGGTCAGGTTCAAACCCAGCTGGGACCGGACGGGTTGGGACTAGGCTTTGGAACAATCACTGTAATTGACGATGTTTTGACCTCCAGCCCTGAGCTTGGTTCGCAGCAATTGGGAAAAGCTCAAGGAGTTTATATCGCTAGTTCTGCAGACGGAAGCACACAGATGATGGCATTTTCAGCGATCTTTGAAGGAGGAGAATTTGGGGACAGCCTCAACTTCTATGGCATATACAAGATTGAAAGTGCAATGTCACATTTGTCGGTGACTGGTGGAACAGGCAAGTATAAGAATGCTGTTGGAATTGCGGAGGTGAGAGGACTCATTCCATCTGGCCAGCGTACCACAGATGGTGCAGAAACATTACTGAGGATAATTGTCCATCTAAAATACTAA
- the LOC110659380 gene encoding beta-glucuronosyltransferase GlcAT14A, translated as MQIPQPPLSPLPTTATITSSTTTTKDGTKTTLSIILATALFSLLFILSLSPSSTSLHTTTHDRPDPYLFPNRQPTFNKIPSDPAPPSIAYLISGSKGDSGRILRLLYATYHPKNQYILHIDRFAAQAERDRLAVTVQSVPIFRAALNVNVIGKADFAYPKGSSTISETLHGAAILMRLSKNWDWFISLSARDYPLVTQDDLLHILSYLPRDFNFVNHTSYIGWRESKQLKPIIVDPGLYLSERTEMFYATQKRDLPNAFRIFTGSSFSILSRNFIEHCILGTDNLPRILLMYFSNTPSSLINYFPTVLCNSHQFNRTVINDNLQYVAFEKPSKQVPRILNSSEFDAMIQSGAAFASQFQFNDPVLDRIDQEILGRSPGQVVPGGWCLGEAGNETCSVWGDADVLRPGPGAARLEKRIVELLSKGSFRSHQCMFE; from the exons atgcaaatacCACAACCACCGTTATCACCACTCCCAACGACCGCCACCATCACCTCCTCCACAACCACCACAAAAGACGGCACGAAAACCACACTCTCCATCATTCTAGCCACCGCCCTTTTCTCACTCCTCTTCATATTGTCTCTTTCTCCTTCCTCTACCTCCTTACACACCACAACCCACGACCGCCCCGACCCTTACCTCTTCCCCAACCGACAACCTACTTTCAACAAGATTCCCTCGGATCCAGCCCCACCTTCCATCGCCTACTTGATTTCCGGATCGAAGGGTGACTCGGGTCGGATACTTAGACTTCTCTACGCCACTTACCACCCCAAAAACCAGTATATCCTCCACATAGATCGCTTTGCTGCGCAGGCTGAGCGCGACCGATTAGCCGTCACAGTCCAATCGGTGCCTATCTTTAGAGCTGCACTGAATGTGAATGTGATAGGGAAAGCTGATTTCGCGTACCCGAAAGGATCGTCTACGATTTCAGAGACTCTACATGGTGCTGCTATATTGATGAGGTTGTCAAAGAATTGGGACTGGTTCATTAGTCTTAGTGCTCGTGATTACCCACTTGTTACACAAGATG ATCTGCTTCACATTTTGTCCTATTTGCCAAGGGATTTCAACTTTGTGAATCACACAAGTTACATTGGTTGGAGGGA GTCTAAACAATTGAAGCCTATAATTGTTGATCCGGGGCTTTATCTTTCTGAGAGAACTGAGATGTTTTATGCTACTCAAAAGCGAGACTTACCTAATGCTTTCAGGATATTTACAG GTTCTTCTTTTTCCATTTTAAGTCGTAATTTTATAGAGCACTGCATCTTGGGTACAGACAACCTTCCTAGGATCCTACTGATGTATTTTTCAAATACGCCTTCATCCCTAATCAACTACTTCCCTACCGTCCTATGTAATTCTCATCAGTTCAACAGGACTGTCATAAACGATAACTTACAATATGTAGCCTTTGAGAAGCCCTCCAAACAGGTGCCTCGCATACTGAATTCTAGTGAGTTTGATGCCATGATTCAGAGTGGAGCTGCCTTTGCCAGTCAGTTTCAATTCAATGATCCGGTGCTTGATCgcattgatcaagaaattttggGACGAAGTCCAGGACAAGTTGTACCTGGTGGCTGGTGCTTGGGAGAAGCTGGGAATGAAACTTGTTCAGTTTGGGGTGATGCTGATGTTTTGAGGCCTGGTCCAGGAGCAGCGAGGCTTGAGAAACGAATTGTTGAATTGCTATCAAAGGGTTCATTTCGGTCTCACCAATGTATGTTTGAATGA